One genomic window of Helicobacter canis includes the following:
- a CDS encoding TRL domain-containing protein — MHKNLALVLAFLLCGCGTVYTPGSATGMASSKKTGIGICKNFFYFFDFGDCTIAAAARNGGIEKIATTDFARNGFPYIYTKRTTIVTGE, encoded by the coding sequence ATGCATAAAAATCTCGCGCTTGTGCTGGCGTTTTTACTCTGTGGCTGCGGCACGGTCTATACGCCAGGCAGTGCCACAGGTATGGCAAGTAGTAAGAAAACAGGCATTGGGATTTGCAAGAACTTTTTCTACTTTTTTGACTTTGGGGATTGCACGATCGCAGCAGCTGCACGCAATGGCGGGATAGAGAAAATCGCTACCACAGATTTCGCTCGCAATGGCTTCCCCTATATTTACACCAAGCGTACGACAATTGTTACAGGTGAGTAG
- the pseF gene encoding pseudaminic acid cytidylyltransferase — protein sequence MLNAAALSPSAPKTIALIPARSGSKRIPHKNIKPFCGKPIIAYPIKTALESKLFSRVIVSTDSQHIADIAASFGAEAPFLRPSSLSDDFTPTAAVARHAIKELGLDSSSCDVLCVIYPTAPLLQASFLAQGLQALLDSSAAYSFGALEYSYNPYRSFSIKKSGANGANSGVSMLFPKHYHKRSQDLPRIYHDAGQFYFGRVWAWQDELAIFAPHSCPIILPHSLAQDIDTLEDWNLAELKFRAFMDSTHL from the coding sequence ATGCTAAATGCCGCTGCTCTAAGCCCTAGCGCGCCAAAGACTATCGCCCTAATCCCAGCGCGAAGTGGAAGCAAGCGAATCCCGCATAAAAATATCAAGCCCTTTTGCGGCAAGCCCATCATCGCCTACCCTATCAAAACCGCGCTAGAATCTAAGCTTTTCTCACGCGTGATTGTTAGCACAGACTCACAGCACATAGCCGATATTGCCGCAAGCTTTGGCGCGGAAGCTCCCTTTCTACGCCCCAGCTCTTTAAGCGATGACTTCACGCCCACTGCCGCTGTGGCACGGCATGCGATCAAAGAGCTAGGGCTAGATTCTAGCTCTTGCGATGTGCTTTGCGTGATCTACCCCACCGCCCCACTTTTGCAAGCAAGCTTTCTTGCTCAAGGCTTGCAGGCTCTGCTGGATTCTAGCGCGGCATATAGCTTTGGCGCTCTAGAGTATAGCTACAATCCCTACCGAAGCTTTAGTATCAAAAAGAGCGGTGCAAATGGTGCAAATAGCGGCGTTTCTATGCTTTTCCCCAAGCATTATCACAAACGCTCCCAAGATCTGCCTAGGATTTATCACGATGCAGGGCAGTTCTACTTCGGGCGAGTGTGGGCGTGGCAAGACGAGCTAGCCATATTTGCGCCGCACTCTTGCCCAATCATTCTCCCCCACTCCCTAGCCCAAGACATCGACACGCTAGAAGACTGGAATCTAGCAGAGCTAAAATTCCGCGCCTTTATGGATTCTACTCACCTGTAA